The genomic region TGAGGTCTCTTATACATACAACCAGCCTGGAACATACCTGGTTTACGCGGTTGAATACCTCAATGGGAAACCTGTACAAAACACAAGTACCTCTCTTCTACAGATTCAGGTTCTAGGCGTCCTAAACTCCACTGCGACCCAATTTCTCTCTATTCCGGTAATCTCCTTTGACACTGCCAAGAACCCCTCAGCACCTATTGTTCAAGCTGGAACCCCAGTGTTTTTCTACGGCGGTTATCTACAACCCCCCTCCGGACAAAACATAACCATCTCAAAGTACATATGGAACTTTGGAAATGGCCAGACCCTCACCGTGAATGCTAATTCTTCGACCTTAGACCCTGAGATCAACCCTGTCAACACCACCTACACTACCCCAGGTCTCTACACGGTTACCCTTACCCTAGTTACTCAGAACACTTCCTCTGGTACTACATACGAGTACACCACATATCAATCAATAGCAGTCACAGGTTCAGGTGTCTCCTTTGCCCTTAAACTCTTTAATGGTACCGTGCCAAATCCAGGTGTTATAACAGTTGCTGAAAACGTACCAGGAGGTCCTTATTCCTTCGATCCTCAGATTGACTATGAGAGCGTCGGATTTGAAGTGGTATCAAATATTTTCATGACACTCGTACTGTACAACGGCTCTAGCACAACTTCCTTTATACCCTTTGCTGCCACAGAAATTCCCACGGTGCAAAACGGAGGAATCCAGGACAACTACACAGTATACACATTCCACATCAGGAGTGGACTCCATTTCAGCAACGGTGATAATCTAACCGCCTACGATGTCTGGTACTCCACGATAAGGGCCTTACTCTTCGTTGGAGGATCTCCAGGCACTCCTGATTGGATCTTGGCCCAATATCTAGTACCAGGAGCTACCATAGGCGTACCCATAGTCACATCGTCCAACATGAATCAGACCTTCCAGGAAATCATGAACGCTGTTACCTACAATAACCAAACCAACACAGTCACGTTCCATCTAGTTAAGCCCACTCCACCTCAGTTATTCTTCACTGCGGTGGCTGACCCACTAGGCTCAGGTATAGTTGATGCCAAGTGGCTAGAACAGGTAGGTGCTGGGATCACATTCACACCCCAAGGGTTCCTTCAATATGAACAATACGCAAACGAGGGTAACTATAACACACAGGTTCAGAATAATCCCGTCGCATCCGGTCCCTACATGATAAAGACCTATGTCCCTGGACAATACATTGTTCTAGTACCAAACCCATACTTCCATGGTGTTCCTGGAGTTCCTGCACCTAATGACACTGTCATCATCAACTGGGTCAAGGATCCGCAGACTGCTTACGAATTATTCACTTCCGGAAAGGCTGACATAGTCACAGAGCTTCCTACCAACTACTTCCCCTCCCTGAAACAGCTTGAGGCCCAAGGACAGGCTAACATTTATCAGTTCCCGACTCTGTCCGAGTTCTTCTTCGTATTTAACATCAATATCAGCAACTCAAGCCTTAAGACCTTGGGATCTCAGTATCATATTCCCTCAGATTACTTTGCGAACTTATACGTGAGAGAAGCCTTCGCGTATGCCTTCAATTACACAAACTACATTGACAATATAGTAGGGAACGAGAAGTACGGGTTTGATTTCGCATCGCCCTACGCCGGCGTAATAATACCGGGTTTACCCTACTACGTGCCACCCAGCGAGCTAAGTAATGTACCGACTTTCAATTTAACATATGCTAAGGAGCTGCTAATCAAGTCTGGCATGTATAATGTATCAATTAATATTCCAATAATAGTCTCATCAGGAGACACTGTAGATTACGCGGCAGCCCAAATGTGGGCACAGGCGCTAAACCAGATAGATCCCAACATACAGGCCCAACCACTTTACCTACCGTTCTCTGAAATTATAGGTCTTGAAGTTCCTGGGCAAAACCCAATGCCCATCTATTACCTAGGATGGATAGCAGACTATCCATATCCCTCAGACTTCGTTAATGCCATGTACCTTGAGAACGGGACCTATCCAGCACCAGACGGATGGACAGTTCAATACCTGCAATCATTGGGTCACACTAACCAGGCCCGCCTATACCAAGAACTTAACACTTACATAGAGGAGGCCGACAACACTGCAAATGCGACTCAGGCAGCTTACTACTACAAACAGGCAGAACAGATAGCAATAGATCTGTATATGTACGTATATACCCAACAGCCCAACGCGTTCTGGGTTGTTAAGCCATACATGACAGGATATCAAGGTCATATTTCGTATGAAGAGAACCCCATGATTGGAGGGGCTGGAGACAGCCTATACTTCTGGTGGGTTAAGGGATAAGTTATTTTTTAATTTTATTTTCTTACTATTCTTAAGAGGTGATAATTATCAAACTATGGATGTTCGTTTTGAGAAGGATTGCTATCCTTATCCCGACATTGATCGGACTTACCCTTCTTGTGTTCGTACTAATCCATCTTCAGGGTAATAATTTAATTCTTTCTGAATATCTAAATCCTAGATTAACCGGTCAGGCAAGAGAACTCGCTATTCAAAGATTAACTCAAGAATTTCACCTGAATCAACCGGTGTATATACAGTACTTTTATTGGTTAGCGCAAGTTTTTAGCGGGAACTTTGGCTACACCAACACTCCCATATTTAGCGGACCAGTCTCGACTGCAATTGTACTTTTCCTCCCAAACACGGTAATATTATCCCTCTTTGCTGCCCTGCTGATCTGGCTGATTGGGATTCCCCTTGGCGTATTCTCGGCAGTGAATAGGGACTCGGCAGCTGATCAGGGAATAAGAGTTTTCTCCTTCACTCTCTACTCTATGCCAATTTACTTGATCGCTATTGCCCTAATCCTTATCCTTGGGGTGTATACGGGTATATTACCCTTCAGCGGAGAAGTCTCTCCTCAACTTGTTTCCGGTCTACCCTGGTACGTTAACGGAATATCTTATCCCACCCATGTCCTTCTAATTGACGCAATCATACACGGGGATTTCGCAGTAGCATGGAACGCATTCCTACATCTAATAATGCCAGCCCTTACATTAGCCTTGGCGGTTATGGCTGGGATTATCAGAATATTGAGAGCCAGCATGCTTGAAACTCTAGAGCAGGACTACATTAAACTGGCCAGAGCTAAGGGTGTGCCTGAAAAGGTCGTTAACAATCTTCACGCAAGAAAGAGCGCAATGCTTCCAGTAGTTACGTCGTTTGGATACACAGTCGCAGGGTTACTGGGAGGGGTAGTAGTGGTTGAGACGGTATTCGATTTTCCTGGAATCGGGTATTGGACAACGCAAGCATTGTTGAACGATGACGTAGGCGGCGTCATGGCATCAACCCTAATATTCGGTATAATACTGGTAGTAACGACTTTAGTGCTGGACATCATCTACGCAATCATAGATCCAAGGATTAGATATTGAGGTGAATCACATGGAAAAACAGATCCAAGAGGAAGAGGAGAAGAGATTTTACAACTTGAAATTATCATTAAAGGTCTTCTTTTCCAATAGGACCGCTGTAGCTGGCTTAATTATCTTCCTAGGTTATGTTGCTGACGCTCTACTGATGCAGTTTTACCCTGAGATTGTGGGCGTTAGAAATCCAAATACCTTGATTTACAACTTCATTAATCCTGTTCCCCAACCGCCTTCGGCTAAGTATCCCCTTGGAACAACTTATCCTGGTGTAAATCTACTGCAGGCAATAATGGAGGCCATAAGGATAGATCTAGGATTCTCGTTGCTGATTGTGGTTAGCGGTGCATTAATCGGAGCAGTCATAGGAGTACTAGCGGCGTACGTGGGAGGGTACTTGGATGAGGTTCTAATGAGAATCACTGATATTTTCTTTAGCGTACCCTTCCTAGTCTTGGCTCTCGCGGTAGGCTTTGTTCTAGGACGCAGTCTAAACAGCATGGTAATAGCACTGATCATAGTATGGTGGCCCATTTACGCTAGATATTCCAGGAGTCTTACTCTGAGCCTCAGGGAGAGCATGTTCATTGAGGCTGCTAAGGCGTCAGGTGCCAGTAACGCTAGAATTATGTTCAGGCATATCCTTCCCAACACCTTACCACCAATCCTAGTACAGATCTCGTTAGATCTAGGATCAGTTGTGGGCATATTCGCCACTCTCGCGTTTATAGGGTTCATCCCAAACGCAAACATACCTGAACTTGGATACCTGACAAGTTTAGGCCTAAACTACATACAATCTGCTCCCTGGACTGTGATATTTCCAGGATTAGCCATAACCTTATTCGCTCTCTCTGTGAATCTAATGGGAGATGGTCTTAGAGACGTCATAGATCCCAGGAGGAGAAGCTGATGTCTCAAGTAAAAACTAGGGAAAAGGTACTAGAGGTCCAGAACCTCAGGTTGAGCTTTTACACGAGAAGAGGAGTCTACAAGGCACTGAGGGGGCCTACCCTTAATCTCTACTCAGGAGAAGTACTTGGGATTGCAGGTGAAAGCGGATCTGGTAAATCCACACTGGGACTGGCAATAATGGGGCTTCTACCGAGAAACGCTAGGGTAGAGGATGGAACAGTTCTTCTAGATGGAATGGACATGATTAAGCCCCTAAGGGACTACGGTTCTCAAGGCTCTAGGTTTAGCGTAAAGAAAAATGAGAAAATTATCAAGAGGCTCAACAAGACACTCCAAACCGTAAGGGGAAAGAAGATATCCATGGTATTTCAGGAGCCGTTAACAGCACTTAACCCAGTACTGCCCGTTGGATATCAGATAGCTGAAGCCGTTTACTTCCACGATCCAGAAAGGCTAATCAGAAGGGCATTGAGCAGGCAGAAGGTTACTCATGAGGAACTTCGTGAGCTCTTGAACGTTCTTAAGGCTCAAGGAGAGGAGAGATTGCTAGAGGAAATTGAGAGGAAAGGCTTACAGGGATTAGATGAGCAAATTCTCTCCATCTGGAGACGCAGGGATATACATGAAGCCAGAAAAGAGAAAATGATCCTAAACCTAGCTAACGTAAAGTTATCCAGGACGGACTTGATGGGTATCTCCCTTTATCAAAGAAACATGGGGAAGTTTCCACTAGCGTCTAGGTTCGCAAAAAATGCACTAATTAGGGAAGGTTACAGACTAGCTGTCGAATTGTTAACATTTCTAGGTATACCTCACCCCGAGAAAGTAGTGAGACTATATCCTCACGAGTTATCAGGCGGAATGAGACAGAGGATAGTTATTGCTATAGCTCTTGCCAACAACCCGAAAGTCGTGATAATGGACGAACCCACAAGCGCCCTAGACGTCACAATACAGGCTCAGATCTTGGATCTGGTGAAGGATCTGAAATCCGATTTCAATACCTCATTCATATTTATATCCCATGACCTATCCGTCCTCGCTGAAGTTTCAGACAGAATTGGGATCATGTATGCTGGACAAATAGTCGAGATCGGTTCAGCAAAGGAAATCTTCCAGGAGCCTCTTCATCCTTACACTAAGATGCTGATGGAGGCCATACCAACCATGGATAAGACTGTCCTGAAAACAGTTCCAGGCTCAGTCCCAGACATGAGAAATCCACCTCCAGGTTGTGCCTTCTCACCAAGGTGTCCCTTTGCCATGGAGGAATGCAGGACAAACGAGCCAAGAATGGTGGAGGTAAATGATGAGCACTCCGTGGCGTGTTTCCTTGTGAGGAAGGGTGATAAGAAGTGATTGGGGCATTCAATCTAAAGAAATACTTTCCTGTGAGAGGTTCTGCCCTAAAGAGCCTCTACGTTAAGGCTGTAGATAATGTCTCCATAAAAGTAAACAGGGGTGAGGTCCTAGGAATAGTTGGGGAAAGTGGTTCAGGCAAATCGACCCTGGGAAGATTACTCATACGCTTACTAGAACCGACTGCCGGAGAGATACTCTTCGATGCACCAGAAGAAGAATTGAAAAGATACGAGGATGCTCTCCTAACTAACGACGAAAAAACCATGAAGGAGATATCTACCCGGTATTCCCTTCTATCGAAAAAGGGGTCAGAACTCAGAAAACTAAGAACAAGAATGAACATGGTTTTTCAGGATCCCTATTCGTCAATAGACCCCAGATATAGGATTCTTGACGTGATAATGGAGCCCATGATATCAACCGGATACCTTAAAGGGGAAGAAGCAAGGAGAAAGGTCTATGACCTTCTAGAGGAAGTTGGTCTACCTAGAAACTTTGCCATGAGATACCCGCACGAACTATCGGGAGGACAAAGACAAAGAGTTGCTATAGCCCGTGCTCTTGCCACCGATCCTGACCTACTCATTCTTGATGAACCCACAAGTGCCTTAGATGTATCGGTTCAAGCTCAGATACTGAACCTACTCAACGAGTTAAGGAGGAAGAAAAACATAACCATGGTCCTAATAACGCATAACATCGCTGTAGTAAGTTACATGGCAAATAGGGTTGCAGTCATGTACTCTGGACGACTTATGGAGATTGGGGATAAGGAGAGCGTATTAAACAACCCGAAGCACCCTTACACGATGGCACTTATCTCCTCTGTCCCAAGGCCTGAGCCAGGATCCACTAGAAAAAGAATAATTCTGAAGGGAGATCCACCCAACCTAATAAATCCACCAAGAGGATGCGTCTTTCACCCTAGATGTCCCATGGCATTTGAGAAGTGTGGATGGAGCGTCGACGAGATAATGGAAGATATGAACTACCTTCTACAAGGAAAGTATTATAACCTGTTTGAGAAGGCTAGCGTCATTATCGAGGGGACTAAGATGTACGTAAGAAACGCAAATATTGAACTGCTAAGGAAAGTCATTAATGAGGAAAAGGACAAAATAAGATCTCTTACCTCTATCGTAGATGTGACGGAAGACGGAGAAGTGAGGATATCTGAGTTCGAGGAACCTAAGCTCTTCAAGGAAAACGATAACAGGGAAGTAGCTTGCCTCCTTTTCAAGTAGCTAGGGTACAAGATACCCTGCTACCCTAGGTTTTCCCTGTTTTATGTTCACATTTAAAATCACTACCCTTTTAGGTATGGGAATAGGCTGATTAAGTATCACCCTGAATTCCTCTCCATTTCTTTGCAATGAACCAGTAACTGAGACGCCATACGCTACGAAATGAAACTGGCCCTCAGATGCCTGACTCCAAGGAAACATTGCCCCTTTACCTGTAAATTCTTTCTGAACCTTCAAGCCAGGTTTCACCATAAGGTATGAATCCTTTACCTCCTCTTCCTTTACGTTCCTCAATGCTAACCCAACCCTGACACCAGGACCCACGGCCTCCTGATCTTCATCCAAAACCTGAATACTCTTGACCTCGGTTTCCTTCATTGATGGAAGGAGTAATAGCTTGTCGTGGACCTTTATACCTGTCATGGAAAATCCAGTTACAACAACACCCACTCCCTTCACTACGAAGGCCTTGTCTATGTACACGACTCCACTATCTTCCATAACATTTTCCTCATCTGCGGGTTCCTGAACTATGGGTGAAGTTTCAAGAGAAGTACCCTTGAAAATCTTCCTAATTTCCGCCTCCTGTCTATTCGTTACAATGGAGGTAGGTAAGCCTGAGGCCGTGGATAGGAGAGCTAACTCGCCTTCAACCCAGGATAGATTTTCCCCTATATACACGAAGAGCTTGGAGGAAAGGGTTACTATCTCAGCAATGTTCAACACCTTTTCAGGGTATTCTGTAGACGATAGAACCGATCTAATATAATCTCCATTTCTCCTATAGAATATCCTTATTTTCCCATCTTCATGAAGTTTTCCCAATTTCTCAGCGATGCTCCTTGCCGTCTCCTTATTCCCAGCTAGAACGGACATAATGTTGCCCTTGTACAAGTTTAGTCACCAATATTAGGGAGATCAGTGAGTCTGATATTATGAGGTTAACCATTGCGGGGATTATTCTAATCTTTGCCGGATTCATTTTGCTCTTTGCAAGCGCATTTTCGTCTACTCAACCGTCAAATACCACTGTGGGTGGCATTGTTCTGATAGGCCCTGTTCCCATAATATTTGGAAAAGGTTATTCAAGCGAGCTTGTCCCACTAATGATAATAGGTGTGATCTTCACTATTATCGCTATTATATTCTTCTTTGGATCCATTCTCCTGTTCAGAAGGCCAAGGAGCGAAACTTAATTACAAGAAATCTCGATACCATCTCTCTTTACATAGACGGCTTACAAGGTCGCCCTTCTATCAAGTACGTACTTATAGAAAAGCTTATATAGTAGTGAAAGTAAAATTTATAAATGCTTTTGTCTCGGTTCAGGTTTTCCACATGGTGAACCTCATGAGTAAGGAAAATTCATCTGATACTCAATGCCCCCCTGATAAAATAATTTTCGACGCTGACAGGGGGGAGTACATATGCTCTGAAACTGGTGAAGTTATAGAGGAAAGGATAGTAGACCAAGGTCCAGAGTGGAGAGCCTTCACTCCGGAGGAAAAGGAGAAAAGGAGCAGGGTTGGTGGACCCCTCAATCAGACCATACATGATCGCGGGTTGTCCACACTGATTGACTGGAAGGATAAGGATGCCATAGGAAGAAACCTTGACCCAAAGAGGAGATTGGAAGTACTGAGATGGAGAAAGTGGCAGATTAGGGCCAGGATTCAGAGTTCCATAGATAGGAACCTCGCCCAAGCCATGAATGAGCTGGAAAGGATTGGCAACCTGCTAGGTCTTCCAAAATCCGTAAAGGATGAGGGCGCTCTCATTTACAGGAAGGCAGTTGAGAAGGGTCTAGTCAGAGGAAGATCAATAGAGAGCGTCGTAGCTGCGGCAATCTACGCTTCCTGTAGACGTATGAAAATTGCTAGAACTTTGGATGAAATAGCGCAATACACAAAGGCAAACAGAAAGGAAGTGGCCAGGTGTTATAGGCTTCTATTGAGGGAACTTAACGTTGATGTTCCAGTTAGTGATCCAAAGGACTACGTTACCAGAATAGGATCCTTACTTGGGCTCAGCGGAGCATCCATGAAGCTTGCCGCAGAGATATTGGAGAAGGCCAAGAATGTTGGGTTAACAGCTGGAAAAGATCCAGCAGGACTGGCTGCAGCTGCAATTTACATTGCTGCACTCCTCAACGAGGAGAGAAGAACCCAGAAAGAGATAGCTCAGGTCGCTGGAGTAACCGAAGTGACTGTCAGAAACAGATACAAAGAACTTATCCAAGAGCTAAAGATTGAAATACAAAATCAATAATTCTTTTTTCTTTCTTATTGTTTAGTAGCTTATTCTATTACCATTATGTTAGACTCTGGGAAACCTAACTTTACCAGAAGATCTCTCGCCCTTTCCCTATGATCTCCTTGTATCTCTATGCGTCCATTTTTGACAGTACCTCCTGCAGCCAGTTTAGACTTAAGTTCAGAAGCGATTTTCTTCAGATCAGCATCGTCCCCTAAACCCTCTATAACAGTTACCTCTTTTCCATACCTTCTCTTTTCCAGTTTTATCTTAATAAACTGTTCTTCTTTATTTAACTGCTCACATACTTCCGGTGGAAGTCCTCCACACAAATTGTCTGCCATTTTGTAACTTCATATTATGAAAGGGCCTTTTTAGGCTTTTCTATCGAGGATAAGATTTAAAACGCCGTAGTAAAATCTGAACTGGACTGAAATGGGAGATCTGTTTAGATGTGGTAAATGTTGGAAAACCTTCGATAGCGATAAGCTCAGAGTACTACCTGGAGTAAGGTGCCCCTATTGCGGATATAACATTATTTACATGATTAGGAAGCCAACTATCAAGGCAGTTAAGGCAATTTAGTTTTCAATTTTGCAGCAGTCTCTAGTATTAATTTTGCTCCAAGTACTGAGGTTATTTCAGACGGGTCGTAAGAAGGGGATACCTCAACTACGTCAAATCCCACTACCCTTCTGTCCACTACAAGGTTCATTATGTCCAAGACCGTCGATGGATCAAGACCCTCGGGTTCAGGCGTCGCAACTCCTGGTGCATAGGCGGGATCTATTGCATCCATATCATACGTAATATATATCCTGTTACAGGGCTTAAGGAAGTTTATAGCTCTCATTGCAACTTCCCTGGGACCTAGTAGCTTTACCTCGTGTGACGTTATGAAGGGAACGTTACTGGCCTTAGCATACTCTATTTCATCTCTTCCCATAGCTCTATTTCCTATTTCCATTATTTTTACGCCTCTTTCGCTCAACCTTCTTTGGACGCATGCATGATCGTACTTGTATCCCATATACTCGTCCCTAAGATCTAGGTGAGCGTCGAAACTGAGCACGCAATCGGCTCTAGCTCCAATAACAGTCCCTACAGTGACCGTATGCTCACCACCTATGGATACAACGATCTTACCTTGATCAGAAATGTAGCTCACTACCTGAGATATTCTCTCCACATTTTCCTCGACGTCCGATGGATGCAATATCACGTCGCCATAGTCTTGGAATCCTATCTCTGACATATCCACGCCAGACCTTATGGAAAGAAACTCAATGAATTGAGACACATGCCTTATTTTCTGTGGTGCGAATCTGCTCCCTGGCCTAAAACTGCTGGTTATATCCATGGGAATTCCCAGGATAGCGAATGGGGAGTTAGCCTTGAAGACACCAAATTTTTGCACAGTCTCGTTTAAATATAGCAACCTTGGGTCGGACATAACTAAAGGATAACTAAGGAAGTTTATAAGCTCGGCTTTATGAAAAGGTCCCATGCCAGAGTCTGACAAAGTGATCGAGTTAGCGAAGAGGAGAGGGATATTCTGGCCCTCCTATGAGATATATGGTGGAGTAGCTGGGTTGTATGATATAGGACCTGTTGGTGCAAGAATTAAGAACAAAATAATTAATACTTGGAGGAAAATATTTGTTGAAGAGAACAGCGAATTTGTTGTAGAAATTGAAACTCCCATGATAACTCCATCTAAAGTGCTTGAGGCCAGCGGACATGTGGAGAACTTCACTGACCCCATAGTGGAGTGTACTAAGTGTCACAAAATATACAGGGCCGACCATTTGGTGGAGGAAATGTTAAAGATCAATGTGGAGAGACTTAAACCATCTGAGCTGACTTCCCTCATATCTGAGAAGGGACTTAAGTGTCCATCATGCGGAGGCGATTTAGGAGAAGTTAGAAGTTTCAATCTTCTCTTTGCGACCAACATAGGTCCCTACTCTGGTACGACCGGATATCTAAGGCCAGAGACAGCTCAGGGCATGTTTACCTCCTTTAAGAGGGTTTATGAGGCTACGAGGCAGAGGTTACCCCTTGGGATAGCCCAAGTGGGAAGGGTAGCTAGGAACGAGATCTCCCCGAGGCAAGGTTTAGTTAGAATGAGGGAGTTTACCATCATGGAGGTGGAATTTTTCATTGACCCCGATGACAGGAATGTTCCCTGGTTAGATAGATACTACAATGAGGAGTTTAGAGTTCTATTTGGGGATGCTAAGGTAAAGGGTCTGAAACCGGCTACGATGAAGGTAAAGGAAATGATTGAGGAGGGTCTGCTCGTAAATCCGTGGATGGGCTTTTGGATGGCATCAGCGTCCAGGTTTGTCCAGGCACTGGGTATATCTAAGGATAGTTTCTATTTCGAAGAGAAATTACCTGAGGAAAGGGCTCACTACTCATCGCAAACCTTTGATCAGATAGTCGAGATCATGGGGGAGAAGGTGGAAATATCGGGGCATGCGTACAGGGGAAACTATGACCTGAGCAGGCACTCAAAGTTCAGTAACGAAGATCTAACTGTTTTCAAGAAGTTCGATCAACCTAGGACAGTGGTAAAGAAGACCGTCATAGTGAACAGGGATAGGTTCAAGGATAATCCAGAACTTCAGAAGGAAGTCATGATGCTGGTGTCTGGAAAATCGCCAGAGCAAGTTGAGGAGTTGCTAAATAAACAGGTCCAGGTTGCTGGAAGACCGCTGTCTGAGTTTGTCCGGATTATGAACAGGGAAGAGAAGGAACACGGAATTAAGTTCTACCCACATGTGGTTGAACCGTCATTTGGGGTAGAAAGATGTCTCTACCTAAGCGTGCTTTCAGCTTACAGAGAGAAGAAGGATCGAGTGGTATTGGCCTTACCTAAGGATTTAGCTCCCTATCAAGTCGCAGTATTTCCGCTTTTAGAGAGGGATGAACTCATAAAGAAGGCTAGGGAGATATATAATCTCCTTTCCGGGAAGTATGAGGTCCTATTTGATGACGCAGGAAGCATAGGAAAGAGATATGCAAGAGTGGATGAGATTGGTGTACCATACGCAGTCACGGTTGACCCACAGACATTGTCTGATGATTCTGTGACCATTAGGGACAGGGACTCTTGGAGCCAAATTAGAATCAAAACATCCGATCTGGAATCTGTTATGGACAAGTTATTTAGTGGGCAAGATTTTAGTATGTTAACAGGAGAGGCGAAAAGATGAATCCGGAGAATTCGGAGGAAGAGAAGAAACCGGACATTAAGTCCCTAGTCAATATAATTCCTCCGGCTTCAGCCCTAAGGGGTAGAGAAAAGGAAACTATCAAAGAGAAGAGGGTCAAGGTCAGGAAAAGACCTGAGGTGAAAAGTGGTACTGTTCTTGTGTCCTCAAAGCTTGTCAAGGACATGGGGATAAAGGGGGAAGTAGAGATATCAGTGAAGGGAAAGAGAGCTAGGTTCAAGGCACTCACGCAGGACAGTCTGCCCGAGATCGAGATATGGGCTAGTCCAGAGGACATGTTGAAATTGGGAATCGAGGATAATAGCACAGTGACCATGAGGTCTGTATAATGGATGGAGAGCAGAAAATTAGGGATGTACTGGTTAAGTTCGAAGAGA from Metallosphaera sedula DSM 5348 harbors:
- a CDS encoding ABC transporter substrate-binding protein, yielding MYKAKRIKFSRALSRTAAIAIAIIIIIAAIAGIYLLTSTHKSVTVQAISLAPTSFASEQGNTITFTIYGVTPGSNVVLYLGDGHEINETATSNTLEVSYTYNQPGTYLVYAVEYLNGKPVQNTSTSLLQIQVLGVLNSTATQFLSIPVISFDTAKNPSAPIVQAGTPVFFYGGYLQPPSGQNITISKYIWNFGNGQTLTVNANSSTLDPEINPVNTTYTTPGLYTVTLTLVTQNTSSGTTYEYTTYQSIAVTGSGVSFALKLFNGTVPNPGVITVAENVPGGPYSFDPQIDYESVGFEVVSNIFMTLVLYNGSSTTSFIPFAATEIPTVQNGGIQDNYTVYTFHIRSGLHFSNGDNLTAYDVWYSTIRALLFVGGSPGTPDWILAQYLVPGATIGVPIVTSSNMNQTFQEIMNAVTYNNQTNTVTFHLVKPTPPQLFFTAVADPLGSGIVDAKWLEQVGAGITFTPQGFLQYEQYANEGNYNTQVQNNPVASGPYMIKTYVPGQYIVLVPNPYFHGVPGVPAPNDTVIINWVKDPQTAYELFTSGKADIVTELPTNYFPSLKQLEAQGQANIYQFPTLSEFFFVFNINISNSSLKTLGSQYHIPSDYFANLYVREAFAYAFNYTNYIDNIVGNEKYGFDFASPYAGVIIPGLPYYVPPSELSNVPTFNLTYAKELLIKSGMYNVSINIPIIVSSGDTVDYAAAQMWAQALNQIDPNIQAQPLYLPFSEIIGLEVPGQNPMPIYYLGWIADYPYPSDFVNAMYLENGTYPAPDGWTVQYLQSLGHTNQARLYQELNTYIEEADNTANATQAAYYYKQAEQIAIDLYMYVYTQQPNAFWVVKPYMTGYQGHISYEENPMIGGAGDSLYFWWVKG
- a CDS encoding ABC transporter permease, encoding MFVLRRIAILIPTLIGLTLLVFVLIHLQGNNLILSEYLNPRLTGQARELAIQRLTQEFHLNQPVYIQYFYWLAQVFSGNFGYTNTPIFSGPVSTAIVLFLPNTVILSLFAALLIWLIGIPLGVFSAVNRDSAADQGIRVFSFTLYSMPIYLIAIALILILGVYTGILPFSGEVSPQLVSGLPWYVNGISYPTHVLLIDAIIHGDFAVAWNAFLHLIMPALTLALAVMAGIIRILRASMLETLEQDYIKLARAKGVPEKVVNNLHARKSAMLPVVTSFGYTVAGLLGGVVVVETVFDFPGIGYWTTQALLNDDVGGVMASTLIFGIILVVTTLVLDIIYAIIDPRIRY
- a CDS encoding ABC transporter permease; this encodes MEKQIQEEEEKRFYNLKLSLKVFFSNRTAVAGLIIFLGYVADALLMQFYPEIVGVRNPNTLIYNFINPVPQPPSAKYPLGTTYPGVNLLQAIMEAIRIDLGFSLLIVVSGALIGAVIGVLAAYVGGYLDEVLMRITDIFFSVPFLVLALAVGFVLGRSLNSMVIALIIVWWPIYARYSRSLTLSLRESMFIEAAKASGASNARIMFRHILPNTLPPILVQISLDLGSVVGIFATLAFIGFIPNANIPELGYLTSLGLNYIQSAPWTVIFPGLAITLFALSVNLMGDGLRDVIDPRRRS
- a CDS encoding ABC transporter ATP-binding protein, with amino-acid sequence MSQVKTREKVLEVQNLRLSFYTRRGVYKALRGPTLNLYSGEVLGIAGESGSGKSTLGLAIMGLLPRNARVEDGTVLLDGMDMIKPLRDYGSQGSRFSVKKNEKIIKRLNKTLQTVRGKKISMVFQEPLTALNPVLPVGYQIAEAVYFHDPERLIRRALSRQKVTHEELRELLNVLKAQGEERLLEEIERKGLQGLDEQILSIWRRRDIHEARKEKMILNLANVKLSRTDLMGISLYQRNMGKFPLASRFAKNALIREGYRLAVELLTFLGIPHPEKVVRLYPHELSGGMRQRIVIAIALANNPKVVIMDEPTSALDVTIQAQILDLVKDLKSDFNTSFIFISHDLSVLAEVSDRIGIMYAGQIVEIGSAKEIFQEPLHPYTKMLMEAIPTMDKTVLKTVPGSVPDMRNPPPGCAFSPRCPFAMEECRTNEPRMVEVNDEHSVACFLVRKGDKK
- a CDS encoding ABC transporter ATP-binding protein; protein product: MIGAFNLKKYFPVRGSALKSLYVKAVDNVSIKVNRGEVLGIVGESGSGKSTLGRLLIRLLEPTAGEILFDAPEEELKRYEDALLTNDEKTMKEISTRYSLLSKKGSELRKLRTRMNMVFQDPYSSIDPRYRILDVIMEPMISTGYLKGEEARRKVYDLLEEVGLPRNFAMRYPHELSGGQRQRVAIARALATDPDLLILDEPTSALDVSVQAQILNLLNELRRKKNITMVLITHNIAVVSYMANRVAVMYSGRLMEIGDKESVLNNPKHPYTMALISSVPRPEPGSTRKRIILKGDPPNLINPPRGCVFHPRCPMAFEKCGWSVDEIMEDMNYLLQGKYYNLFEKASVIIEGTKMYVRNANIELLRKVINEEKDKIRSLTSIVDVTEDGEVRISEFEEPKLFKENDNREVACLLFK
- a CDS encoding translation elongation factor; this encodes MYKGNIMSVLAGNKETARSIAEKLGKLHEDGKIRIFYRRNGDYIRSVLSSTEYPEKVLNIAEIVTLSSKLFVYIGENLSWVEGELALLSTASGLPTSIVTNRQEAEIRKIFKGTSLETSPIVQEPADEENVMEDSGVVYIDKAFVVKGVGVVVTGFSMTGIKVHDKLLLLPSMKETEVKSIQVLDEDQEAVGPGVRVGLALRNVKEEEVKDSYLMVKPGLKVQKEFTGKGAMFPWSQASEGQFHFVAYGVSVTGSLQRNGEEFRVILNQPIPIPKRVVILNVNIKQGKPRVAGYLVP
- a CDS encoding TIGR00304 family membrane protein, translating into MRLTIAGIILIFAGFILLFASAFSSTQPSNTTVGGIVLIGPVPIIFGKGYSSELVPLMIIGVIFTIIAIIFFFGSILLFRRPRSET